Proteins encoded by one window of Arachis ipaensis cultivar K30076 chromosome B04, Araip1.1, whole genome shotgun sequence:
- the LOC107635397 gene encoding UDP-glycosyltransferase 83A1, with the protein MGVPHFLAIPYPVQGHINPLIQLCHVLAKYGKVTFLNTHFNHKRTTTISCGGGNPNINYVSLPDGLEADDDRSDREKQLLSIKRTMPPLLPKLIEDVNALHDVENKISCIIVTGNMGWALELGYNLGIKGAYLWTASATSLACCSSIPNLLLRGIIHSSDGQPTKKQEIQILPTMPTINSSDLPWLSIGTTFFTHLLTSIENMKLGEWWLCNTAYDLEPGSFSMSQKFLPIGPLMEINDTNKCSFWQEDTTCLEWLDQQQPQSVIYVAFGSMAVVEPNQLKELGLALDLINKPFLWVVRPCSNLENTFPIEFQGHKGKIVSWSPQNKVLNHPAIACFISHCGWNSTMEGICGGVPFLCWPFFADQFVNKAYICGVWKIGIELEKDDESGLILREEIKKKVEQLLGNEGIRARSMKLKELTMNNIVPGGQSSKNIQKFINWAK; encoded by the exons ATGGGTGTCCCTCATTTTCTGGCAATACCATATCCTGTTCAAGGACATATTAATCCCCTTATCCAATTGTGTCATGTCCTAGCCAAATATGGCAAAGTCACTTTCCTCAACACTCATTTCAACCACAAAAGAACCACCACCATTTCCTGCGGCGGCGGCAACCCTAACATAAACTACGTGTCACTTCCTGATGGGTTGGAAGCTGATGATGATAGGAGTGATAGGGAGAAGCAACTGCTATCTATAAAGAGAACCATGCCTCCTTTGCTTCCTAAGCTCATAGAAGATGTGAATGCTTTGCATGATGTTGAGAACAAAATCAGTTGTATCATTGTTACTGGGAATATGGGTTGGGCCTTGGAACTTGGTTACAATTTGGGAATTAAAGGGGCTTATCTTTGGACTGCTTCAGCTACTTCCTTGGCTTGTTGTTCTTCCATTCCAAACCTTCTTCTTCGTGGAATTATTCACTCTTCAGATG GACAACCCACCAAGAAACAAGAAATTCAGATTTTGCCCACAATGCCTACAATAAACTCTTCAGACCTACCATGGCTTAGCATAGGTACCACCTTCTTCACTCATCTTCTTACAAGCATTGAGAACATGAAGCTTGGAGAATGGTGGCTATGCAACACTGCTTATGATCTTGAGCCTGGATCATTTTCCATGTCACAAAAGTTCCTACCAATTGGTCCATTAATGGAAATTAATGACACCAACAAATGTTCATTTTGGCAAGAAGACACAACTTGTCTAGAATGGTTggatcaacaacaacctcaatcagTTATATATGTTGCATTTGGAAGCATGGCGGTTGTGGAACCAAACCAACTTAAAGAATTAGGGTTAGCACTTGATCTTATTAACAAGCCTTTTCTTTGGGTTGTGCGTCCTTGTAGCAATTTAGAAAACACATTTCCTATTGAATTTCAAGGACATAAAGGTAAAATTGTAAGTTGGTCTCCACAAAATAAGGTACTAAATCATCCCGCGATTGCTTGCTTTATAAGTCATTGCGGGTGGAATTCTACCATGGAAGGTATTTGTGGCGGTGTTCCTTTTTTGTGTTGGCCATTTTTCGCGGACCAATTTGTTAACAAGGCTTATATTTGTGGTGTTTGGAAGATTGGAATTGAATTAGAGAAGGATGATGAAAGTGGATTGATATTAAGGGAAGAGATAAAGAAGAAGGTGGAGCAATTGCTTGGGAATGAAGGAATAAGAGCAAGGTCTATGAAGCTGAAGGAATTGACCATGAATAACATAGTACCAGGTGGTCAATCTTCAAAGAATATCCAAAAGTTTATCAATTGGGCCAAGTGA
- the LOC107635395 gene encoding UDP-glycosyltransferase 83A1, with product MGIIPHFLVIPFPVLGHINPLTQFSNVLTKHGCKVTFLHTEFSHKRAKISEDDDGGSQDHIKYVTLPDGLDHEDDRSDHVKVLFSMKKTMPSLLPKLIEDINSLDANNKISCIVATINMGWALEVGRKLGIKCALLFPGSATTMASVHCLPKLMEEGIVDSDGNITKTQEIQFSPLMPMMDAKNFAWGTIGKAFFDHLYQEEIQLLNLAEWWLCNSAYDLEPGAFSMSPKFLSIGPLIESDNNNKNKSSSFWQEDTTCLEWLDQQQPQSVVYVSFGSLAVMESNQLKELALALDLIDKPFLWVVRPDNMNSERNNKYPDEFHGRKGKIVDWAPQKKVLNHPAIACFISHCGWNSTIEGVYSGVPFLCWPFFSDQFWDESYICNVWKVGLGLNKDDNGFISKEEIKKKVLQLLGDKAIRERSLKLKQVTRNNLTEGGQSTKNLQNFVNWAK from the exons ATGGGAATTATCCCTCACTTTCTTGTTATACCATTTCCAGTGTTAGGACACATTAATCCCCTAACACAATTCTCTAATGTTCTAACCAAACATGGTTGCAAGGTCACTTTCTTACACACTGAATTCAGCCACAAGAGAGCTAAAATCTCTGAGGATGATGATGGTGGTTCCCAAGATCACATTAAATATGTGACACTCCCAGATGGTTTGGACCATGAAGATGATAGAAGTGACCATGTTAAGGTTCTTTTTTCTATGAAAAAAACAATGCCTTCTTTGCTTCCAAAGCTCATAGAAGATATCAATTCTTTGGATGCTAACAACAAGATCAGTTGTATTGTTGCCACAATTAATATGGGTTGGGCCTTGGAAGTTGGTCGCAAATTGGGAATCAAATGTGCTCTTCTATTTCCAGGTTCAGCAACTACAATGGCTTCAGTTCATTGTCTCCCAAAGCTCATGGAGGAAGGAATTGTTGATTCTGATG GAAACATCACCAAAACACAGGAAATTCAATTTTCTCCACTGATGCCTATGATGGACGCAAAAAACTTTGCATGGGGTACCATTGGAAAGGCCTTCTTCGATCATCTTTATCAGGAAGAGATACAACTTCTCAACTTAGCAGAGTGGTGGCTTTGCAATAGTGCCTATGATCTTGAACCAGGAGCATTCTCCATGTCTCCAAAGTTCCTATCAATTGGACCATTGATTGAAAGTGACaacaataacaaaaacaaaagttCTTCATTTTGGCAAGAAGACACAACATGCTTAGAATGGTTggatcaacaacaacctcaatctGTTGTATATGTTTCATTTGGTAGCTTGGCAGTTATGGAATCCAACCAACTCAAAGAACTAGCACTTGCACTTGATCTCATTGACAAGCCTTTTCTTTGGGTTGTACGACCAG ATAATATGAATAGCGAAAGAAACAACAAATACCCAGATGAATTTCATGGAAGAAAAGGCAAAATTGTTGATTGGGCTCCCCAGAAAAAAGTATTAAACCACCCTGCTATTGCTTGCTTCATAAGTCATTGTGGTTGGAATTCTACTATTGAAGGTGTGTATAGTGGTGTTCCCTTCTTGTGCTGGCCATTTTTCAGTGATCAATTTTGGGATGAATCATATATTTGTAATGTTTGGAAAGTTGGGTTGGGATTGAACAAGGATGACAATGGATTCATATCAAAGGAAGAGATAAAGAAGAAGGTGTTGCAATTGCTTGGTGATAAAGCCATAAGGGAAAGGTCTTTGAAATTGAAACAAGTGACTAGGAATAACCTAACTGAAGGTGGCCAATCTACAAAGAATCTTCAAAATTTTGTCAATTGGGCAAAGTAA